The segment CGTCTTTCCGCTGTCGAACTGGACCGAGCGAGACATCTGGGACTATACGGCCGCCGAATCCATTCCCGTTGTGCCGCTCTATTTTGCCAAGGAACGCCCGGTGGTCGAGCGCGACGGCACGCTGATCATGGTCGATGACGAGCGGCTGCCGCTCAAGGCGGGCGAGACGCCGCGTCTGGAGCGTGTCCGCTTCCGCACCCTCGGCTGCTATCCGCTCTCTGGCGCGATCCGCTCCGATGCCGATACACTCGCGGCGATCATCGACGAGATGCGCACCGCCAATACCTCGGAGCGTCAAGGCCGGCTCATCGACCACGATGAATCCGGCTCGATGGAAAAGAAAAAACGCGAAGGCTATTTTTGATGGGCGAACGGGTCGAAGTCGGAGCCGGGATCGGAGTTTTGGCGCGCGACGAGGGGATAGCCTCACCGCGCAATCTGCCGACGCTGCGGTTTCTGACCTGCGGCTCGGTCGACGACGGCAAATCGACCCTGATCGGCCGCCTGCTCTACGATCAGCAGCTCATTCTCGATGACCAGCTTGCCGCGCTCGAACGCGATTCGAAAAAGCACGGCACGGTCGGCAAGGACATCGATTTTGCCTTGCTGGTCGACGGTCTTGAGGCCGAGCGCGAGCAGGGCATCACCATCGATGTTGCCTATCGCGCCTTCTCGACGGCGCGGCGCTCCTTCATCGTCGCCGATACGCCGGGCCATGAGCAATATACCCGCAACATGGCGACCGGCGCCTCGAATTGCGATCTCGCCATCCTGCTCGTCGATGCCCGCAAGGGCCTGCTGGCGCAGACGCACCGTCACGCGGCCATCGTGTCGCTGCTCGGCATCCGCCATGTCGTGCTGGCGGTGAACAAGTTCGATCTCGTCGATTACGATCAGGCGGTCTTCGACAAGATTGTCGCCGAATTCGGAGTCTTCGCGGCGAAGCTTGGTTTTGTCACGCTGCAACCCATTCCGATTTCGGCGCGGTTCGGCGAAAATATATCGGACAAGAGCGACAGGACGCCTTGGTATCTCGGGCCGCCGCTGATCGACTATCTCGAAACCATCGAGGTCGAAGAGGATTTGAGCGGCCGGCCGTTCCGCATGCCGGTGCAGGCCGTCAACCGGCCGCATCTCGATTTCCGCGGCTTTTGCGGCACCATCGCCTCCGGCACGATCCGCCCCGGCGATCCGGTGACGGTGGCGGTCTCGGGCCGCGCTTCGCATGTCGCGCGCATCGTCACCGCCGACGGCGATTTGCCGAGCGCCGGGGCGGGCGATGCCGTGACGTTGACACTCGCGGATGAAATCGACGTCGGCCGCGGCGACATCCTGGTGACACCGCAGGCGCGTCCCGAGGTTGTCGATCAATTCGCCGCGACGCTCATCTGGATGAGCGATGAGACGCTGCTGCCCGGCCGCTCCTACCTCATGAAGATCGGCACCCGCTCGTTGCCGGTCTCGGTCACGAGCGTGAAATACCGGCTCGACGTGACGAGTCTCGGCGAACTGCCCGCCAAATCGCTGGCGCTCAACGAAGTCGGCTGCTGCAACCTTGCCGCGACGGCGCCGATCGCGCTCGATCCGTACAAGGAGAATCGCACCACAGGCGCCTTCATCCTGATCGACCGTTATACCAATGCGACCGTGGCGGCCGGGCTCATCGCCTACGGCCTGCGGCGCGCCACCAATGTCCATGTCCAGGACTTGACCATCACGCGCGAGGCGCGGGCGCGGCTGAAGCATCAGACCCCGACCGTGCTCTGGTTCACCGGCCTTTCCGGCTCGGGCAAATCGACCATTGCCAACCTGCTCGAAACGCAGCTTCATTCCCGCGGCGTCCATACTATCCTGCTCGATGGCGATAACATCCGCCACGGGCTGAACAAGGATCTTAGCTTCACTGAGGCCGATCGAGTCGAGAACATCCGCCGCATTGGCGAGGTGGCGAAGCTGATGACCGACGCGGGGCTGATCGTTCTCTGCGCCTTTATCTCGCCCTTTGCTGCCGACCGCCGAATGGTGCGCGAACTCGTGCACGAGGGTGAATTCGTCGAGATTTTCGTCGATACGCCGCTTGAAGATTGTATCGCGCGCGATTCCAAGGGCCTCTACAAGAAGGCGCTGGCCGGCGAGATCAAGAATTTCACCGGCATCGATCAGGTTTATGAGCCGCCGGAAAAGCCGGAGTTGATACTCGGGCGCGGGGCGACGCCGGCACAGTCGGCGGCGCAGGTCATCACTTATCTTCTCGCGCATCAGCATATCGAACGGTTCGACGATTCCGGCGACTGGTCGATCTGAAGCGGCGGCCGCGCTTTCCGTTTATCCACTGTTTTCGCGGCCGATTTGCACAAGTTTCGGGCAAGTGTGCGCCACGGTAGCCGGTGCCGCGGCGGCAAAGCCTCCCTCTCTCCAAGGCTGAACGAATCGCCGTGCCGGTGCCAGGCGGCGTGGCGGCGCAAGAGCGCATGATGACTTTGTCCGCGTTATCCCCGTCGTCACGATGTTGCAGAATCACCGGACGATGTGATTCAGTTTCAAGCGTTGGCGAATGAGTCGCGCCGCCCCGAGCGGCGCAATAGTCGCGCTGCCGTGGCGGGCATCGAGCGAAGCGTAATGTTGCCGTGTGTGAGCCGCCACGGGGAGCTTCCCCGCAGCGTTTGAAATTTGATCGCGGCTCTCCGCCGCGAAGGGGCCCAGGGCAAAAGCATGTCGCTCTCGCAAATTGAACTTCCCCAGATTGAAACCCAGAATCCCGTCGATCAGATCGAAAAAATCGCCCTCCGCAATCAATGGGCTTACGACCGCGACGACGAGGATGAAATCTCGATCGCGGTTACCGGCACCTGGACCGATTA is part of the Methylovirgula ligni genome and harbors:
- the cysN gene encoding sulfate adenylyltransferase subunit CysN, encoding MGERVEVGAGIGVLARDEGIASPRNLPTLRFLTCGSVDDGKSTLIGRLLYDQQLILDDQLAALERDSKKHGTVGKDIDFALLVDGLEAEREQGITIDVAYRAFSTARRSFIVADTPGHEQYTRNMATGASNCDLAILLVDARKGLLAQTHRHAAIVSLLGIRHVVLAVNKFDLVDYDQAVFDKIVAEFGVFAAKLGFVTLQPIPISARFGENISDKSDRTPWYLGPPLIDYLETIEVEEDLSGRPFRMPVQAVNRPHLDFRGFCGTIASGTIRPGDPVTVAVSGRASHVARIVTADGDLPSAGAGDAVTLTLADEIDVGRGDILVTPQARPEVVDQFAATLIWMSDETLLPGRSYLMKIGTRSLPVSVTSVKYRLDVTSLGELPAKSLALNEVGCCNLAATAPIALDPYKENRTTGAFILIDRYTNATVAAGLIAYGLRRATNVHVQDLTITREARARLKHQTPTVLWFTGLSGSGKSTIANLLETQLHSRGVHTILLDGDNIRHGLNKDLSFTEADRVENIRRIGEVAKLMTDAGLIVLCAFISPFAADRRMVRELVHEGEFVEIFVDTPLEDCIARDSKGLYKKALAGEIKNFTGIDQVYEPPEKPELILGRGATPAQSAAQVITYLLAHQHIERFDDSGDWSI